GCGGCGATGGCGCTGGCGATGGCGCCCGAGTTCACCGGGGATCGCGTCGCCGCCTTCATTCTGGCGAGCGCCGACATGCTCATCACCGCCCACGGCGGCAAGACGAGCTTTTATCTCCTGGACCACCTGGATGCGCAGCGCATCTACAACGCGGCGCGCAACATCGAGACCGCCGCCTGGATCCTCGCGCAGCGGCGCGATGCCCGGGGCCATGCGCTGCTGCTGGCCGACGAGATCGCGGCCGACGGCACGCGCAACCTGAGCTTCGAGCGTGAATTCGGCAAGATCATCGGCCGCCTGGACCTGCTGGCCGAGCTCAGCGACGAGCGCATGCGCCGCGCCGCAATCAACTGGGTGCAGGGCGTGCTCGGCGCCGGGTTGCTACAGTTTTTGCCGGTCAAATGAAGACCGATATTGCGCCTCAGGCCTTTTTGCGCATAAGTCCGTAGAGCACCAGCAGCACGATCGCGCCCACCACCGAGGCGACCCAGCCGGCGGACTCTCCCACCTCATACCAGCCCACCGCCTGGCCGGCATAGGTAGCAACGAAGGAGCCTG
The DNA window shown above is from Comamonas sp. NLF-1-9 and carries:
- a CDS encoding GlsB/YeaQ/YmgE family stress response membrane protein; protein product: MLSILGTALIGLVVGLIARAIKPGDDKMGWIMTIVLGVAGSFVATYAGQAVGWYEVGESAGWVASVVGAIVLLVLYGLMRKKA